The DNA sequence GCCGCCGCTGGGGCCCTGGGGATCGCCGGGGTCGCCGGGGTCGCCCTGCTGCCCGCGGGCGCCGCGACGACCAGCGGGACGACCACCGAGGAGGACTCCGGCTCCTTCCTCGCCGACCGCGTCCAGCGTGTCCGCGACGCACTCGCCGGTCTCGTGGAGGACGGCACCATCACCGAGGACCAGGCCGACGACGTCGCCGAGACGCTCGGTTCCTCCGACGCCCGCGGCGGCCACGGTCTGCGCATGCTCGCACTCGGCAGCGCCGCGGAGGCGCTCGGGCTCGACGAGGACGCGCTGCGCGAGCAGCTGGTCGACGGCGCGACGCTCGCCGAGGTGGCCGAGGCGCAGGGGGTCCCGACCGCCGAGCTCGTCGACGCCCTCGTCGCCGCCGCCGGCGAGCGGATCGACCAGGCGGTGGCCGACGGCGACCTCGACGAGGAGCGTGCGGCCGACCTGCGCGCGGACCTCGAGGGCCGCGTCACCACCGCGGTCGAGGAGGGACTCCCGATGGGTGGGCCTGGACACGGCCCCGGCGGGCACCGCGGGATGGCCGGCCTGACCGACGAGGGCACCTCCGACGACGACGCCACGACGGACGACGCCACGGCGCAGACCTCGGCCTGGCGGGCCTGACCGGCGCGCCGGAGCCGGACGGTGGGGCGGCACGGGCGCAGGGGGCCCGTGCCGCCCCGTCCGCTACTCGCTGAGGAAGACGTACCTCGCCACGAGCAACAGGGCGACGACGTACAGGATCGGGTGGACCTTGCGGCCGTCGCCGGTGAAGAGCTTGATGGCGCAGTAGCTGATGACGCCGAGGCTCACGCCGTTGGCGATGGAGAACGTCAGCGGCATCGAGATGATCGCCAGGAACGAGGGCACACCCTCGGAGACCTTGTCCCACTCGATGTGGCGGATCCCGTCCATCATCATCGCCCCGACGAGGATGAGCGCCGGCGCCGTCGCCGCGCCCGGGATCGCCCCGGCGAGCGGCCACAGGAACATCGACAGAGCGAACAGCACGCCCGTCGTCGCCGACGTCAGGCCCGTCCGTCCGCCGTCCTCGATGCCCGAGGCGCTCTCGACGTAGGCGGTGGTGGTCGAGGTACCCGGCGCGCTGGGCCAGCCCGGTGAGGGTGCCCGTGGCGTCGAAGAAGTCCACGAAGAAGAAGGTGAACACCACCGACAGGACGCCGAGCCCGAGGGCACCGGCGATGTCCAGCGCCCCCACGAGGTCACTGGGCCAGATCGGCGCTGCGACGACGCCGTCACCGAAGCCGGGGAACGCCTGGAGGCCGCCGTCGGCGCCCCCGGCGAAGACCTGGGCCCCGGAGACGATCGCGATGACCGAGGAGCCGAGGATGCCCCAGAGGATGGCGCCCTTGACCTTGAGCTGGAGCAGGACCGCGGTGATGAGCAGGCCGACGATCGCCACCCAGGCGGTGGGGCTGCCCAGTGAGCCGAGGGTGACCATCGTCGCCTCGTTCGGCACGACGATCCCGGCGGTGCGCAGCCCGAGGAACGCCAGGAACGTGCCGATGCCGGCGGTGATCGCCAGCTTGAGGCTCATGGGGATCGCCATGACGATCGCCTTGCGGGCCCCGATGACGCTCAGGACGACGAACAGCACGCCGGAGATGAACACCGCGCCGAGCGCGGTCTGCCACGGTACGCCCATCCCCTGCACCACGGTGAAGGAGAAGAACGCGTTGAGCCCCATGCCGGGGGCCTGGGCGAACGGGTAGCGGGCGATCACGCCCATGACGATGGAGCCGAACGCCGCCGCGATGGCCGTGACCATGAGCAGCTGGACGAAGGAGTTGGGGACGTCGATCGCCCCGGAGAGGACCTGCGGGTTGACGAAGAGGATGTAGCTCATCGTCAGGAACGTGGTGAAACCCGCGCGCAGCTCGCGCGGGATCGTCGAGCCCTCGGCGGTGATGCCGAAGTAGCGGTCCACCGGGCCGGGCCCGGTGCGGACGGGACCGGACTTCTTCGTCGCGGTCGTGCTCATGCTGCCTCCAGGGGAAGGGACGGGGGCACGGGCTGGGGCGCGGAGCTGACCGCCCGGCCGGCTACCCAGACGACGGCGACGTCGCCGGGTGTGCCCAGGGTGAAGATCTTGGCAAGGGCGTCGGTCGCGTCCGCCGGGTGGCGGAGCACGACGTCGAGGGTGCTGCCCGGCTGGGGTCGGACCCAGACGGCGTCGAACTGCTTGCCGACCGAGAGGTCGCCGACGTCGTCGCCGAGCCCCAGCGCCAGGGCGCCGGACCTCGTCGCGAGATGGAGGAGCGCGGCGGGGCCCAGTGCCACCCCGCGCGGGCCGAGGAGGCGCTGGACGAAGTACGCCTGCAGGCCCTCCTTGAGCAGGGAGAAGCCGGTGCCGGCCCCGACGTCGGAGCCGAGGGCCACCCGCACGCCGGCCGTGAGGTGCTCGGCGAAGGGGAACAGCCCGCTGCCGAGGGCGCAGTTGGAGGTGGGGCAGTGGGCGACGGCGGCGCCCGCGCGGGCGAGCACCTCCAGCTCGTGGCCGGTGGGGTGGACGTTGTGGGCCAGGACCGAGCGCGGGGTGACCAGGCCGTGCCGGTCGTAGGAGTCGAGGTAGTGCCCGGCGCCGGGGAAGAGCCGGGCGACCTCCTCAATCTCGGCGGTGTTCTCGTTGAGGTGGGAGGTGAACCAGACGTCGTCGCGGGCGGCGAGGAGCTCGGCGCACGCGTCGAGCATGGGCTCGGAGCTGGAGAGGGAGAACCGCGGCGTGACGGCGTAGCGCAGGCGTCCGCGGCCGTGCCACGTCTCCAGCAGGGCCCGGCCGTGCGCGAGCGCGGCCTCGGGGGTGGTGAGCAGGGGCTCGGGGAGGATCCGGTCGCTGACGACCAGGCCGCTGGTGATCCGCAGCCCGACCCGCTCGGCCTCGGCGAACAGGGCGTCGACCGCCTCCGGGAAGTGCGAGCCGAAGACGAGCGCGGTGGTGGTGCCGGCCCGGACGAGGCCGTCGACGAACTCCCCGGCGACCTCCTCGGCGTAGGTCCGGTTCACCAGGCGCGTCTCCTCGGGCAGCGCGCACCGGTCGAGCCAGTCCAGCAGGGGCATGCCCAGGCCGCCGATGGCCCGCACCTGCGGGAAGTGCACGTGGGTGTCGACCATCCCCGGCAGGAGGATGCCCTCGCGCAGGTCGACGACCTCCTCGCCGGGGTGGGCGGCGGCGACGTCGGCGAAGCGGCCGCGGGCGGCGATGACGCCGTCGCGGACGAGGAGCCCGCCGTCGTGCTCGGCGCGCAGGGCCTCGGGGCCGTCCTCGAACGGGTCGCTCGGGGTGTCGAGGACGGTGGCGCGGTAGAGGGTCATGCGCGGCGGCCCTCGGCGGGTGCCGGCGCGGCGGGCGCCGCACGGTCGGCCCGGGCGAGGACGTGGGCCGGCCCGGCGGCCCCGGCCTCGCGCTCGATGGTCTGCAGCAGGTCCGCCGCGACGGAGACGGCGATGACGGCCGGGGCCTTGCCCGTGATGGTCGGCAACCCGATGGGGCAGGTGATGGTGGAGATGACGGCGTCGTCGTGGCCCTCCGCACGCAGGCGGACCCGGAACCGCGACCACTTGGCGCGGGAGCCGATGAGGCCGACGTCGAGGTCGCCGCGGCGCAGGGCCGCGTCGCACAGGAGGAGGTCCTCGGCGTGGTCGTGCGTCATGACGAGCACGTGGGACCCCGCCGGGAGGGCGCGCAGCACGGTCTCGGGGGCGACGGCGTGGTGGACGGTGACGCTCGCGTGCCCGCCGGTGACGTCCGCCAGACGCAGCGGGTCCAGCTGCTCGGCGCGGCTGTCGACGAGGTGGAGGTCCAGGCGCAGCCGGGACAGGATGCGGGCGAGCTCGAGACCGACGTGCCCGACGCCGAAGACGGCGACGGTCGGGGCCGTGCGCAGCGGCTCGAGGAGGACGCTGACCTCTCCCCCGCAGCACTGACGCCCGTGCCGGTTCTCGGCGTGGTCGTTGAGGGCGAACGTCAGGGTCTCGGGCGCGGTCGCGCCCTCGTCGATCATCGCCCGCGCCCGGTCCACGACCGTGGCCTCGAGGTTGCCCCCGCCGACGCTGTCCCATGTGGCGCCTCTCGCCACGACCATCTTCGCGCCGGCCTCGCGCGGGGCGTGGCCGCGGACCGCGGTCACGGTCACGAGGACGCCCGGGCGAGCGTCCGCGCGCAGGCTCTGCACCGCCTCCAGCCAGTCCACGGTCAGCTCCCCCCGGAGACGGAGCGGGCGGCCCCGGCCGCCGCGCCGCCGTGGGCGCCATCGACACCGTGTCCGCCGTCGACACCGTGTGCGTCGTGGCCGCCGTCGTGCTCGCCCGTGGCGGCCGACCGGGCGGCCCCGTGGTCGGCGCCGTCGTGGGCCTGCTCGGTGCCGTGGTCGGACCCGTCGACGTCGCCCGTCGCGGCGGGCTGGGCAGCCCCGGGCGACGGCGCGGCCGCGTCCGCGGTGGGGGCGCCGTCCCCGAGGTCGGTCACGGTGCCGGCCGGCCCGGCGGCCGCCGCCGTCCCCGCGACCGGCGCACCCGTCACCGCCGACGTCTCCTCGCCGGGCGCCTCACCACCGGCCGAGCGGGCCGCCTGAACGGCCCAGAAGACCGCCTCGGGGGTGGCCGGGCTCGCCAGACCCACGCTGACCCCACCGGGCCCGAACGCGGCGGCGGCCTCGCGCAGCGCCTCCCGGACGCTGAAGGCCAACATGAGCGGCGGCTCCCCCACAGCCTTGGAGCCGTAGACGACGCCGGTCTCGGTGGCCCGCTCGAAGAGGTGGACGTTGAGCTCCTCGGGCATCTCGGAGAAGCTCGGCAGCTTGTAGGTGCTCGCCGACTGGGTGGCCAGGCGGCCGCGGGTGTCGCCGTCGGAGAGGTCCCAGCGCAGCTCCTCCAGGGTCAGCCAGCCGGCGCCCTGGACGAACCCGCCCTCGATCTGGCCGACGTCGACGAGCGGGGAGAGCGTGTCGCCGACGTCGTGGACGATGTCGGTGCGCAGGAACCGGTAGGCGCCGGTGAAGCCGTCCACCTCCACCTCGGAGGCGGCGGCGCCGTAGGAGAAGTACTTGAACGGCTCGCCCTGCATCCGGCTGGAGTCCCAGTGCAGCCCCTCGGTGCGGTAGTACCCGGCGGCGAACAGCGGGACCCGCTGGAAGTAGGCGGCGCGCACGACGTCGGCCCACGCCAGGTCCCGGTCGTGGAACCCGATGCCCGTGACCCGGCCGCCGTCGAAGCGGACGTCGTCGGGATGGATGTCGAGCGTACGCGCCGCGACGCCGGCGAGCCGCTCACGGATCTGCTCGCAGGCGTCCTTGACGGCGCCGCCGTTGAGGTCCGCGCCCGAGCTGGCCGCCGTGGCGGAGGTGTTGGGCACCTTGTCCGTGCGGGTGGGCGCGAGGCGGACGTGGTCCAGCGGCACCCCCAGGGCGGTCGCGGCGACCTGGCGCATCTTGGTGTGCAGGCCCTGGCCCATCTCGGTCCCACCGTGGTTGATGAGCACCGAGCCGTCCTTGTAGACGTGGACGAGCGCCCCGGCCTGGTTGAAGGCGGTGAGGTTGAAGGAGATGCCGAACTTCACCGGCGTCACGGCCAGCGCCCGCTTCGTGTGCGGGTGCGCGGCGTTGAAAGCGGCGATCGCCGCACGGCGCCGGGCGACGTCGCCGCGCTGGTGGACCTCGTCCCAGATCGCGGCGAGCCGCTCGGGGTGCCGCACCGGCTGGCCGTAGGGCGTGGCCTGGCCGGGGGCGTAGAAGTTGCGCCGCCGCAGCTCGGCCGGCGCCACGCCCAGCAGGGGCGCGCACCTGCCGAGGATGTCCTCGATGACGAACATACCCTGGGGCCCGCCGAAGCCCCGGAAGGCCGTCTGCGAGGTCTTGTTGGTGCGCGCGATCCGGCCGTGGACCTCGACGTCGGGGATGAAGTAGGCGTTGTCGATGTGGCACAGCGCCCGGGCGAGCACGGGCTCGGACAGGTCCAGGCTCCACCCGCCGTCGGAGGTCAGGGTCGCGCGCAGGGCCAGCAGGCGGCCGTCGTCGTCGAAGCCGACCTCCCACGAGGCGTGGAACGGGTGCCGCTTGCCGGTGATCGTCAGGTCCTGGGTGCGGTTGAGCCGCAGCCGGACGGGCCGGCCGGTCAGGACCGAGCCCAGCGCCGCGACCGCCGCGAGGCCGTGCGGCTGCATCTCCTTCCCGCCGAACCCCCCGCCCATGCGCAGGCACTGCACGGTGACCTCGTGGCTGTGCAGCCCGAGGACGTGCGCGACGATCTCCTGGGTCTCGGAGGGGTGCTGGGTGCTGGACTGGACGAAGACCTGCCCCGCCTCGTCGACGAGGGCGAGCGCGGCGTGGGTCTCGAGATAGAAGTGCTCCTGGCCGCCGAGCTCGAGCTCGCCGGCGAAGCGGTGCGCTGCGGCGGCCAGCCCGGCGCCCGCGTCGCCACGGCTCACGGTGGGCTGGTTGCCCTGGAAGCTGCCGGCCTCCATCGCCTCGCCGAGGGTGAGCAGCGACGGGAGGACCTCGTACTCCGCCCGAACCGCCTCGGCGCCGAGCCGGGCCGCCTCGAGGCTCTCGCCCAGGACCCAGGCCACCGGGTGGCCGAAGTACATGACCTCGGTGGGGAAGAGCGGCTCGTCGCCCTTGACGCCGGCGTCGTTGACGCCCGGCACGTCGGCGCCGGTGAGGACGCGGACCACGCCCGGCACCGTCGTCGCCCCGCTGGTGTCCAGCGACGTGACGCGAGCGTGGGCGTGCGGAGCCTGGACGGGCCAGGCGTGCAGGACCCCGGCGGTGCGCACCACGAGGTCGTCGGTGTAGAGCGCGGCGCCGGTGACATGGAGCTCGGCGCTCTCGTGCGGGACGGACACCCCGACGACGGGCCGCTCGGGACGCTCGGACAGGGACCTCATCGGGCCACCTCCAGGGCGGTCTGGGCGAAGAAGCGCAGGACGGACTGCTCGAGCATGGCCGAGCGGTAGCCCGAGCTGGCGCGGTGGTCGTCCATGGGGGTGCCCTCGCCGGCCATGACGGCCGCGGCCGACCGGGCCGTCTCCTCGGTCCACCGGCGCCCCACGAGGGCGCCCTCGGTCGCCCGTGCGCGGACCGGCGTCGCGGCGACGCCGCCGAGCCCGATCCGGACCCCGCTCACCTCGCCGTCGTCACGGGTGGTCAGGGCGAACGCGACGGCGACCGAGGAGATGTCGTCGAAGCGCCGCTTGGCGATCTTGTAGAACGCGGTGGCGGGGGCCAGCGGCAGGGGGATGCGCACCGCCCGGATGATCTCACCGGGCCGGCGCACCGTCGTGCGGTACCCGGTGAAGTACTCGTCCAGGCGGGCCTCCCGCTCGCCGGTGGCGCCGGTGAGGACGAGGGAGGCGTCCAGGGCGAGGAGCGCGGGCGCGGAGTCGCCGATGGGCGAGCCGGTGCCGAGGTTGCCGCCGAGGGTGGCGGTGTTGCGGATGAGGCGCGAGGCGAACTGCGGGAAGAGCTGGGCCAGCAGCGGCACCCGCCCGTCGAGGGCCCGCTCGACCTCCGAGAGGGTCAGGGCCGCACCGATCTCGATGCGTTCCTCGGTGACCTCGAGGCCGCGCAGCTCGGGGAGGCGGTCCACCGCCAGGACGAGCGGGGGCCGGGCGTGACGGATGTTGCGCTCGACCCCGGTGTCCGTGGCGCCGGCGACGACGAGGGCGTCGGGGTCGGCGGCGAGCCGCTCGAGGAGCTCGGCGAGGTCGGCCGGCCGCACGAACCGCCCGGTGGCGTCGGACAGGTCGGTGCTCCGGACCGCGGGCGCGGGGCGTCCCTGGCGCTCGGCGAGCGGGTCGCCGGCCCCGGGGCCGGCGAGGGCGAACGCCGCGTCGCGGATGGGCCGGTACCCGGTGCAGCGGCACAGGTTCCCGCTCAGGGCGTGCAGGTCGAACCCGTTGGGACCGGTCTCGTCGTCGGCAGCGTGGTCCTCCCCGACGGCGGACGTCCCGGTGGCCCCGGCCGCCACCTTGGCCCGGCGGTCGGGCCGGTAGTACTCCGCGGCCATCGAGCACACGAAGCCGGGCGTGCAGTAGCCGCACTGCGACCCGCCCCGCTCGGCCATCTCGCGCTGGACGGGGTGCAGGTCCTGCGCCCGGCAGGCGCCGGGCGCGGTGCCCAGACCCTCGGCGGTGACGATCTCCTGCCCGTCCAGCGCGGCGGCGGACGGCAGGCAGGCGTTGATCGCGGTCCAGCGGGTGCGGCCCTCGCCGTCCGGGCGGGCGACGAGGACGGCGCACG is a window from the Georgenia muralis genome containing:
- a CDS encoding xanthine dehydrogenase small subunit, with amino-acid sequence MDLEVTVNGRVRADVAAGPHTSLLDWLRAQGLTAAKEGCAEGECGACAVLVARPDGEGRTRWTAINACLPSAAALDGQEIVTAEGLGTAPGACRAQDLHPVQREMAERGGSQCGYCTPGFVCSMAAEYYRPDRRAKVAAGATGTSAVGEDHAADDETGPNGFDLHALSGNLCRCTGYRPIRDAAFALAGPGAGDPLAERQGRPAPAVRSTDLSDATGRFVRPADLAELLERLAADPDALVVAGATDTGVERNIRHARPPLVLAVDRLPELRGLEVTEERIEIGAALTLSEVERALDGRVPLLAQLFPQFASRLIRNTATLGGNLGTGSPIGDSAPALLALDASLVLTGATGEREARLDEYFTGYRTTVRRPGEIIRAVRIPLPLAPATAFYKIAKRRFDDISSVAVAFALTTRDDGEVSGVRIGLGGVAATPVRARATEGALVGRRWTEETARSAAAVMAGEGTPMDDHRASSGYRSAMLEQSVLRFFAQTALEVAR
- the xdhC gene encoding xanthine dehydrogenase accessory protein XdhC; this translates as MDWLEAVQSLRADARPGVLVTVTAVRGHAPREAGAKMVVARGATWDSVGGGNLEATVVDRARAMIDEGATAPETLTFALNDHAENRHGRQCCGGEVSVLLEPLRTAPTVAVFGVGHVGLELARILSRLRLDLHLVDSRAEQLDPLRLADVTGGHASVTVHHAVAPETVLRALPAGSHVLVMTHDHAEDLLLCDAALRRGDLDVGLIGSRAKWSRFRVRLRAEGHDDAVISTITCPIGLPTITGKAPAVIAVSVAADLLQTIEREAGAAGPAHVLARADRAAPAAPAPAEGRRA
- the guaD gene encoding guanine deaminase, giving the protein MTLYRATVLDTPSDPFEDGPEALRAEHDGGLLVRDGVIAARGRFADVAAAHPGEEVVDLREGILLPGMVDTHVHFPQVRAIGGLGMPLLDWLDRCALPEETRLVNRTYAEEVAGEFVDGLVRAGTTTALVFGSHFPEAVDALFAEAERVGLRITSGLVVSDRILPEPLLTTPEAALAHGRALLETWHGRGRLRYAVTPRFSLSSSEPMLDACAELLAARDDVWFTSHLNENTAEIEEVARLFPGAGHYLDSYDRHGLVTPRSVLAHNVHPTGHELEVLARAGAAVAHCPTSNCALGSGLFPFAEHLTAGVRVALGSDVGAGTGFSLLKEGLQAYFVQRLLGPRGVALGPAALLHLATRSGALALGLGDDVGDLSVGKQFDAVWVRPQPGSTLDVVLRHPADATDALAKIFTLGTPGDVAVVWVAGRAVSSAPQPVPPSLPLEAA
- the xdhB gene encoding xanthine dehydrogenase molybdopterin binding subunit; its protein translation is MRSLSERPERPVVGVSVPHESAELHVTGAALYTDDLVVRTAGVLHAWPVQAPHAHARVTSLDTSGATTVPGVVRVLTGADVPGVNDAGVKGDEPLFPTEVMYFGHPVAWVLGESLEAARLGAEAVRAEYEVLPSLLTLGEAMEAGSFQGNQPTVSRGDAGAGLAAAAHRFAGELELGGQEHFYLETHAALALVDEAGQVFVQSSTQHPSETQEIVAHVLGLHSHEVTVQCLRMGGGFGGKEMQPHGLAAVAALGSVLTGRPVRLRLNRTQDLTITGKRHPFHASWEVGFDDDGRLLALRATLTSDGGWSLDLSEPVLARALCHIDNAYFIPDVEVHGRIARTNKTSQTAFRGFGGPQGMFVIEDILGRCAPLLGVAPAELRRRNFYAPGQATPYGQPVRHPERLAAIWDEVHQRGDVARRRAAIAAFNAAHPHTKRALAVTPVKFGISFNLTAFNQAGALVHVYKDGSVLINHGGTEMGQGLHTKMRQVAATALGVPLDHVRLAPTRTDKVPNTSATAASSGADLNGGAVKDACEQIRERLAGVAARTLDIHPDDVRFDGGRVTGIGFHDRDLAWADVVRAAYFQRVPLFAAGYYRTEGLHWDSSRMQGEPFKYFSYGAAASEVEVDGFTGAYRFLRTDIVHDVGDTLSPLVDVGQIEGGFVQGAGWLTLEELRWDLSDGDTRGRLATQSASTYKLPSFSEMPEELNVHLFERATETGVVYGSKAVGEPPLMLAFSVREALREAAAAFGPGGVSVGLASPATPEAVFWAVQAARSAGGEAPGEETSAVTGAPVAGTAAAAGPAGTVTDLGDGAPTADAAAPSPGAAQPAATGDVDGSDHGTEQAHDGADHGAARSAATGEHDGGHDAHGVDGGHGVDGAHGGAAAGAARSVSGGS